A genome region from Penicillium psychrofluorescens genome assembly, chromosome: 3 includes the following:
- a CDS encoding uncharacterized protein (ID:PFLUO_004366-T1.cds;~source:funannotate): MSYRHGVPGPGSGEEMPEFFGGMPVEWAAVESSSFVGVHPNQHHHQQQQQLPYCTGPLVPSSVLTPISLPDTSYRPSPVLSHHSQQQEYPPAEYQYGINEHIPPPQGLGISGPFPSDFPRTSAPNVSYVYTAPEDLKYNVVDTPSMSPQPPPSKRVKRTPSQTPSREPPIQILPNPEGLQRMEHERQNPPLEPQPRPPRPRAPGRGRRDPQAEEEDAFVEALREQNLAWKVIREMFQQRFNRDATEARLQMRLLRRRKERLARWDDNDIKILIGAHELWESKKYQFIADKMQELGANRTYTPEQCKAQLRLLEAKQYLRDFESASPSAMSDPVVSPTLSRKRTARAAEIGEDEHGPTY, translated from the exons ATGTCGTACCGCCACGGCGTCCCCGGTCCCGGCTCGGGAGAGGAGATGCCTGAATTCTTCGGCGGCATGCCGGTCGAATGGGCTGCAGTGGAATCT TCTTCATTCGTTGGTGTTCACCCCAaccaacatcaccaccagcaacagcagcagctgcCCTACTGCACAGGACCCTTGGTCCCAAGCTCTGTCTTGACACCGATCAGCCTGCCAGACACCTCATACCGACCCAGTCCAGTGCTCAGCCATCACTCACAGCAACAAGAGTACCCCCCGGCGGAGTACCAGTACGGGATCAACGAACACATCCCTCCACCACAAGGACTAGGCATCTCAGGGCCCTTCCCTAGCGACTTCCCTCGGACATCAGCACCTAACGTCAGCTACGTCTACACCGCTCCAGAAGACCTGAAGTACAATGTGGTCGATACGCCGTCCATGTCACCGCAACCACCGCCCTCCAAGCGGGTGAAACGCACGCCCTCCCAAACACCTTCCCGCGAACCACCCATCCAGATCCTTCCAAACCCAGAAGGCCTTCAGCGCATGGAGCACGAGCGACAGAACCCACCGCTTGAGCCCCAGCCGCGACCGCCTCGTCCCCGAGCTCCTGGCCGGGGGCGCCGTGACCCGCAGgctgaggaagaggatgCCTTTGTCGAGGCCCTGCGCGAACAGAACCTCGCCTGGAAGGTCATTCGCGAAATGTTCCAGCAGCGCTTTAACAGGGATGCCACCGAGGCGCGTCTTCAGATGCGTCTGCTGCGCCGGCGCAAGGAGCGTCTGGCGCGCTGGGACGACAACGAT ATCAAAATTCTCATTGGCGCCCATGAGCTGTGGGAGAGTAAAAAGTATCAATTTATTGCTGATAAG ATGCAAGAGCTTGGCGCAAATAGAACATACACGCCCGAGCAATGCAAAGCCCAACTCCGACTCCTCGAAGCCAAACAATACCTCCGTGATTTTGAGAGCGCCTCCCCCTCGGCCATGTCAGACCCGGTCGTTTCTCCCACGCTATCTCGCAAGCGAACCGCCCGCGCGGCGGAGAtcggcgaggacgagcaTGGGCCAACATACTAG
- a CDS encoding uncharacterized protein (ID:PFLUO_004361-T1.cds;~source:funannotate) has product MASSVNASPDQLDFTGLDLICPINVDDISNRWLNPYIPVPEQMIKEYPLNVSRFICQILKSYAAAATRGRGILPFIHPAQMVVMEQPANSPLATCLSLTRICETPLPGSEDAAATILQREMESITELRESYDDMSLLAAFQAYLIYSMVLFFRLDQRPNPFFRQAMMNLQGLACSASQRGLVCRADQHHARPRWEEWIVTEAKRRTLYVMYFFDSILSAQENLPTFLGTELQGLPAPANKILWQAQGRGNWEKAYNVYLAEWTENGLTIDELWPTPADLNEAEIAQRRLRVDRWVENIDEFGTMLYAVVSCTHGT; this is encoded by the coding sequence ATGGCCAGCTCGGTGAATGCCTCGCCAGACCAGCTAGACTTTACAGGTCTTGATCTGATCTGTCCCATCAACGTTGATGACATCAGTAATCGCTGGCTGAATCCGTATATTCCCGTGCCCGAGCAGATGATCAAGGAGTATCCTCTCAACGTTTCCCGCTTCATCTGCCAGATCCTCAAATCGTACGCCGCTGCCGCAACCCGAGGTCGTGGAATTCTGCCCTTTATCCACCCTGCACAAATGGTAGTAATGGAACAGCCGGCAAACTCCCCGCTCGCGACGTGCTTGAGCTTGACCCGAATATGCGAAACCCCATTACCCGGAAGTGAGGATGCCGCTGCGACCATTCTCCAACGAGAAATGGAAAGCATCACGGAACTACGAGAAAGCTACGACGACATGTCCCTGCTGGCTGCGTTCCAAGCCTACCTCATTTACTCCATGGTCTTATTTTTTCGGCTCGACCAAAGACCCAACCCCTTTTTTCGTCAGGCAATGATGAACCTTCAAGGACTTGCCTGCTCTGCGTCCCAACGAGGACTCGTCTGCAGAGCGGACCAGCACCATGCCCGTCCCAGATGGGAGGAGTGGATTGTCACCGAGGCAAAGCGGCGCACGCTATACGTGATGTACTTCTTCGATAGCATCCTGTCTGCGCAGGAAAATCTTCCGACATTCCTTGGAACTGAGCTGCAGGGTCTTCCTGCCCCGGCGAATAAAATACTTTGGCAAGCACAAGGTCGCGGCAACTGGGAGAAGGCATACAACGTCTATCTGGCTGAGTGGACGGAGAATGGTCTTACGATTGATGAGCTCTGGCCTACGCCGGCAGACCTGAATGAGGCTGAGATTGCACAACGACGCCTCCGGGTTGATCGGTGGGTCGAAAACATCGATGAATTTGGAACAATGCTCTACGCGGTGGTGAGTTGTACACATGGTACTTGA
- a CDS encoding uncharacterized protein (ID:PFLUO_004368-T1.cds;~source:funannotate) produces the protein MPHIKRSATCTVGLEYDSTDIPGGDPMSGAGASTAINNLRGFFGDEDGSDSYFPVEQDGEWYHSNGTYNTSSGSTGWYIRTESPMADDCIATYGPTTFDSKTVNDSICHTYSGGAAFTADYGCLV, from the exons ATGCCTCATATCAAGCGCAGCGCGACGTGCACTGTTGGCCTCGAATATGACAGCACCGACATCCCTGGCGGCGACCCCATGTCCGGCGCGGGAGCTAGCACAGCCATCAACAATCTGAGAggcttcttcggcgacgaagacggcagTGATAGTTACTTTCCCGTGGAGCAGGATGGGGAGTGGTATCATTCCAACGGCACATACAACACCTCTAGTGGCTCCACTGGTTGGTACATTCGCACGGAGTCCCCTATGGCTGACGATTGCATCGCTACGTACGGGCCTACAACCTTTGATAGCAAAACGGTCAATGACTCGATCTGTCATACGTACAGTGGTGGCGCGGCCTTTACGGCGGACTATGGGT GCCTGGTTTAA
- a CDS encoding uncharacterized protein (ID:PFLUO_004369-T1.cds;~source:funannotate), which produces MSSPPNSKRIKTSAATSAPPHLLAQQQQLHPFQRMTTFEGIPIPNAPLPPQTNQPQSRKRQSSPGTGPSTMMATPMTPAGGAMEGDPNAMPVAVESTPKKKGRTNTPWTAEEEQRLKTMRDAGRSWNEIAKTFPTRTEGSVKKHWYKDMHYAEFAEDESIKLREAIKEYEANKWKVIGQKVGKPAKACEQYAKEHFKNL; this is translated from the exons ATGTC ATCGCCTCCAAATTCCAAGCGCATCAAAACCTCCGCCGCGACCAGCGCACCTCCACATCTCCTcgcccaacaacaacagctcCATCCCTTCCAGCGCATGACCACCTTTGAAGGCATCCCCATCCCGAACgctcccctccctcctcaGACCAATCAACCTCAGTCGCGCAAACGCCAATCCTCCCCTGGCACCGGCCCTTccacgatgatggccacTCCCATGACTCCCGCGGGCGGCGCGATGGAGGGCGACCCCAACGCCATGCCTGTCGCGGTGGAGTCCAcacccaagaagaagggacGAACCAACACTCCATGGACtgcagaggaagaacagagaCTAAAGACCATGCGCGATGCGGGCCGGAGCTGGAATGAGATTGCAAAG ACCTTTCCTACTCGAACTGAAGGGAGCGTCAAGAAACATTGGTACAAGGACATGCATTACGCAGAGTTTGCGGAAGACGAG TCCATAAAGCTTCGCGAAGCCATCAAGGAATACGAGGCCAACAAGTGGAAGGTCATTGGTCAGAAAGTTGGCAAGCCAGCGAAG GCCTGCGAACAATATGCCAAGGAGCACTTCAAGAACCTCTGA
- a CDS encoding uncharacterized protein (ID:PFLUO_004363-T1.cds;~source:funannotate), protein MSPNDNNEKTQRPNPGSPLQPPPSPTLEPPYSVFDKRQKAFIVLIVSIAATFSGFASNIYFPALPTIAKDLNISYELVTLTVTSYLVFQGIAPSFWGPISDVKGRRIAYICTFIVFLGACVGLAETKNYTTLIVLRCLQSTGSASTIAIGSGVIGDITTRAERGGFMGIFQAGLLVPVAIGPVIGGAIAGSLGWKAIFWFLAIYSGVFLISLIILLPETLRSVVANGSRAPSNALTRYPLEVYQSLTKIEWDPDTAPPQLTAQKRIDIFGPLRILTSKFAAPIIIFLAVYYAVWQMSITAMSSLFKDRYGLSEIQIGLTFIANGAGSMIGTLITGKILDLDYRRVKAKYECPSAAGADADTENCVPERSSQDDSDFPIEKARLRLVPLFSLLQCLSIILFGWTIQYPHRVHIAVPIVSTFITGWTAVSTQSVIMTYLVDIFPEKSAAASASLNLARCLFAAGGTSFIMPMVNGVGVGVAFTICVAVQLVALVGPFVQWKFAGGWRQEAERHKVQSSARLPEE, encoded by the exons ATGTCTCCAAACGATAACAATGAGAAAACACAACGACCTAACCCCGGCTCGCCTCTTCAACCCCCGCCCTCCCCCACTCTAGAGCCGCCGTACAGCGTTTTcgacaaaagacaaaaggCTTTCATAGTACTCATTGTCTCTATTGCTGCGACTT TCTCCGGGTTCGCATCCAACATCTACTTCCCCGCTCTACCAACAATCGCAAAAGACCTCAACATCTCATACGAGCTCGTCACCCTAACAGTGACCTCCTACCTAGTCTTCCAAGGGATAGCACCGAGCTTCTGGGGCCCTATTTCCGACGTAAAGGGTCGGCGAATAGCATACATCTGCACATTCATCGTGTTCCTCGGCGCATGTGTCGGTCTTGCAGAAACAAAGAACTACACGACCCTCATCGTGCTCCGATGTCTCCAAAGTACCGGCAGTGCGAGTACCATTGCCATCGGGTCTGGTGTTATTGGCGATATTACCACCCGTGCTGAGCGCGGTGGGTTTATGGGCATTTTCCAGGCTGGATTGCTGGTCCCTGTTGCTATCGGGCCTGTCATTGGGGGTGCGATTGCTGGGTCGTTGGGGTGGAAGGCTATTTTCTGGTTTTTGGCTATCTACAGTGGTGTCTTTCTCATTTCTTTGATCATTTTGCTTCCTGAGACGCTTCGGTCAGTGGTCGCCAACGGAAGCCGGGCTCCTTCCAATGCGTTGACACGGTATCCTTTGGAAGTCTATCAGAGTCTCACCAAAATCGAATGGGACCCAGATACCGCGCCTCCCCAGCTCACGGCACAGAAAAGAATCGATATATTCGGACCACTCCGCATTCTCACCAGCAAGTTTGCAGCGCCGATTatcatcttcctcgctgtCTACTACGCAGTCTGGCAAATGAGCATCACAGCCATGTCCTCGCTCTTCAAAGACCGCTACGGCCTGAGTGAGATCCAAATCGGGTTAACCTTCATAGCCAACGGCGCAGGCTCCATGATCGGCACTTTGATCACGGGCAAGATCCTGGACCTTGACTACCGGCGCGTCAAAGCCAAATACGAGTGTCCTTCGGCTGCTGGTGCAGATGCAGATACAGAAAACTGCGTCCCAGAGAGGAGCAGCCAAGATGACAGCGACTTCCCCATCGAAAAGGCGCGTCTCCGACTCGTTCCCCTATTTTCGCTCTTACAATGcctctccatcatcctctttGGCTGGACGATCCAATACCCGCACCGCGTGCACATTGCCGTTCCGATCGTGTCCACCTTCATCACAGGATGGACCGCTGTCTCTACTCAATCCGTTATCATGACCTATCTTGTCGATATCTTTCCTGAAAAAAGTGCTGCAGCCAGTGCGAGTCTCAATCTGGCACGATGTCTGTTTGCCGCTGGGGGAACTAGTTTCATTATGCCGATGGTGAATGGAGTGGGTGTTGGCGTGGCTTTTACGATATGTGTTGCGGTGCAGCTTGTTGCGCTGGTTGGACCATTTGTGCAGTGGAAATTTGCAGGAGGATGGAGACAAGAGGCGGAAAGACACAAGGTGCAGAGTTCGGCTAGGCTTCCGGAGGAATAA
- a CDS encoding uncharacterized protein (ID:PFLUO_004364-T1.cds;~source:funannotate) codes for MRLIKNRIEHDGSGTVTLCPEEPEDMWHAYNLIRPSDVLRASAIRRVTTVQDTGSTSSARVHLNLVIRVKSLDFDPQSSQLHVSGQIINETPHTKIGQFHTLDLELNRNFTLEKDAGADDEGTGWDSIAVEALKDAVDEGGKRRAEAVAVVMQEGLAHICFIGQFQTILKQKVEMSVPRKRHGGGDHDKGMNKFFKVTLETLLRQMEFNISLTSGSANEPVRPVLLASPGFVAAGFQKYIQTEASTTTPALKRLLPSVVVVHSASGYTNSLSEVLQSPAVKNILADTKYARETKLMDDFLEQLRKETNKATYGPREVESAVDQGAVGRGGGVLIISNRLFRSQNVGERKRWVALVDRVRDVEGGEVRVLSSDHESGKRLDGLSGIAALLTFPVIEEDLDSDEDE; via the exons ATGCGCCTGATCAAGAATAGAATCGAGCACGATGGCTCGGGCACAGTAACACTATGCCCGGAAGAGCCCGAAGACATG TGGCACGCCTACAACCTAATCCGACCCAGCGACGTCCTCCGCGCAAGCGCCATCCGGCGCGTAACAACCGTCCAAGATACCGGCTCCACCTCCTCAGCACGCGTCCACCTAAACCTCGTAATCCGAGTGAAGAGCCTCGACTTTGACCCGCAAAGCTCGCAGCTGCACGTATCGGGCCAGATCATCAACGAGACACCACACACGAAAATCGGACAATTCCACACGCTGGACCTAGAGCTGAACCGCAATTTCACACTTGAGAAAGATGCCGGGGCCGATGATGAGGGGACCGGGTGGGATAGTATTGCGGTCGAGGCGCTGAAGGATGCTGTCGATGAGGGCGGGAAGCGGCGCGCGGAGGCCGTTGCGGTTGTCATGCAGGAGGGACTCGCTCACATTTGCTTTATTGGGCAGTTTCAGACGATTCTGAAGCAGAAGGTTGAGATGTCTGTGCCGAGGAAACGGCACGGTGGTGGGGATCATGATAAG GGAATGAACAAGTTCTTCAAAGTCACGCTGGAAACGCTTCTCCGGCAGATGGAGTTCAACATCAGTCTCACATCCGGCAGTGCCAACGAGCCCGTGCGACCGGTCTTGCTCGCGTCGCCGGGGTTCGTGGCGGCCGGGTTCCAGAAATACATCCAGACCGAGGCATCGACGACAACACCAGCACTGAAAAGACTCCTCCCCAGCGTGGTGGTCGTGCACTCCGCATCGGGGTATACGAACTCCCTCTCCGAAGTACTACAATCACCCGCCGTGAAGAACATCCTAGCCGACACGAAATACGCACGCGAAACCAAACTAATGGATGACTTCCTGGAGCAACTACGCAAAGAAACTAATAAAGCGACCTACGGACCGCGCGAGGTCGAGTCAGCCGTCGACCAGGGCGCTGTTGGACGTGGCGGCGGCGTACTCATTATCTCGAACCGTCTGTTTCGATCACAGAATGTGGGGGAAAGGAAACGATGGGTTGCGCTTGTTGATCGCGTGCGTGATGTTGAGGGGGGTGAGGTGCGTGTTCTTAGCTCGGACCATGAGAGCGGGAAACGGCTTGATGGACTCAGTGGGATTGCTGCGCTGTTGACATTTCCAGTTATTGAGGAGGATCTCGActcggacgaggatgagTGA
- a CDS encoding uncharacterized protein (ID:PFLUO_004367-T1.cds;~source:funannotate) has translation MSTWNVFRILGDCSHLSSICILIWAIHRNRSAEGISLLTQILYALVFVTRYLDLFAPDLWGDSSWHVMWNVSFKIFYLLTSFYIVYLMMKVFPRTRERERAWKFGIWSVGGAVVLSPISILIFERGFPPHWFLELTWAFSIILESVCVLPQLILLRQTTVPTVIDSYYLLTLGSYRAFYFLNWLVRGFGSGTWDPIAFIFGIVQTAFYLDFAWVYYTRQRVKLRNGGVVDSEDFRKSWLVNRVVNFRRPQAAADEEQNLREDEEDLGSQNTNRWGARGISIAADDPLEHDRDDEDEEGVAQQQHASARVATP, from the exons ATGTCCACGTGGAACGTCTTCCGCATCCTAGGCGATTGCTCGCACTTGTCGTCAATTTGCATCCTGATATGGGCCATCCACCGCAACAGGAGTGCCGAGG GCATCTCCCTCCTTACACAAATTCTCTAcgccctcgtcttcgtcacGCGCTACCTCGACCTGTTCGCGCCGGATTTGTGGGGTGATAGCTCATGGCATGTGATGTGGAACGTCAGCTTTAAGATCTTCTACTTGCTCACCTCGTTCTACATTGTGTACCTGATGATGAAGGTCTTCCCGCGCACGCGGGAAAGGGAGCGTGCGTGGAAATTCGGGATTTGGTCGGTCGGTGGTGCTGTTGTGCTGTCGCCTatctcgatcttgatcttcgaGCGGGGGTTTCCTCCACACTGGTTCCTGGAG CTCACCTGGGCCTTTTCCATTATCCTGGAGTCGGTGTGTGTCCTGCCGCAACTGATCTTGCTGCGCCAAACCACCGTCCCGACCGTGATCGACTCCTACTACCTGCTGACCCTGGGCTCGTACCGGGCATTCTACTTCCTGAACTGGCTGGTGCGCGGGTTCGGGAGCGGGACCTGGGATCCCATTGCGTTTATCTTTGGCATCGTCCAGACGGCATTCTACCTTGATTTCGCCTGGGTGTACTATACACGCCAGCGGGTGAAGCTGCGCAACGGCGGGGTGGTGGACTCGGAGGATTTCCGGAAAAGCTGGCTGGTGAACCGAGTGGTGAACTTCCGGCGACCACAGGCCGCGGCGGATGAGGAGCAGAACCTGcgggaggacgaggaagatctgggcTCGCAGAACACTAACCGGTGGGGTGCGAGAGGTATCTCGATCGCGGCGGATGACCCGCTGGAGCACGATCgggacgatgaagatgaggaaggtgtcgcgcagcagcagcacgcgTCGGCCCGTGTAGCGACGCCGTAA
- a CDS encoding uncharacterized protein (ID:PFLUO_004365-T1.cds;~source:funannotate) — protein MANPQVCPSTTATIQRLPPELGASLLDTWWHAHSDASYAQLIQCLNAYLDERVPSPNNVAQIHPPAESTKHALLQTLLLLREHPGYAGFIAKLGEYLDHIEALCGQNGVNGHGHGVDQDMMATDGSCPVLQNGSITGAGAPQLTQNGIGADATTAAGVKRAIVDVDGAPHAAEYAGQTKKERLT, from the coding sequence ATGGCGAACCCACAAGTCTGTCCCTCTACAACAGCCACCATCCAGCGCCTCCCACCCGAGCTGGGCGCCAGCCTCCTCGACACCTGGTGGCACGCGCACAGCGACGCGAGCTACGCGCAGCTCATCCAGTGCCTGAACGCCTACCTCGACGAGCGCGTGCCGAGTCCTAACAATGTCGCGCAAATACATCCACCCGCGGAATCCACTAAGCACGCGCTTCTGCAGaccctgctcctcctccgagaACATCCGGGCTATGCGGGTTTCATTGCGAAATTGGGCGAGTATTTGGACCATATTGAGGCTCTGTGTGGGCAGAACGGTGTTaatggacatggacatggagtGGACCAAGATATGATGGCTACGGATGGCAGTTGTCCCGTGCTCCAGAATGGGTCTATTACTGGAGCTGGGGCGCCGCAGCTGACTCAAAATGGAATTGGTGCCGATGCGACGACTGCCGCTGGTGTTAAGCGGGCtattgttgatgttgacgGCGCGCCCCATGCCGCGGAGTATGCAGGTCAGACGAAGAAAGAACGTCTAACTTGA
- a CDS encoding uncharacterized protein (ID:PFLUO_004362-T1.cds;~source:funannotate): protein MALSFGQHYAILNLDWMSILIDAVKDTVEGQTLITNCSRWNDAIHQKTPRPLTIFTTLSFSPGQPEVESDTPFSKLIEPFGSFEQGSPEVQIYPEFTIDEKDIVLQKTRWSATSGNSLEQILRAQGIDTVVISGLSLSGVVMSTVYRLFDLDFNIYVIADNVLELPVDQNADVSKVMLGTVLPNMGLQAISLNEALQAI, encoded by the exons ATGGCTTTGAGCTTCGGACAACACTACGCTATCCTCAACCTAGATTGGATGTCTATCCTCATAGACGCCGTCAAGGACACAGTCGAAGGCCAAACCTTGATCACAAATTGCTCTCGATGGAACGACGCAATTCACCAAAAGACTCCTCGCCCCCTAACGATTTTCACTACCCTCTCCTTCAGCCCCGGACAGCCGGAAGTGGAGAGCGACACGCCATTCTCCAAACTGATTGAACCATTCGGTAGCTTCGAACAAGGCTCTCCAGAGGTTCAGATCTATCCCGAGTTTACGATCGATGAGAAGGATATCGTACTTCAAAAAACGAGATGGTCGGCCACGTCTGGGAACAGCCTGGAGCAGATCTTGAGAGCGCAGGGTATTGATACCGTTGTCATT TCTGGGCTGAGTCTTTCCGGAGTGGTTATGAGCACCGTCTATCGATTGTTCGATTTGGACTTTAACATTTATGTCATTGCGGACAACGTGCTGGAATTGCCGGTGGACCAGAATGCGGATGTCTCAAAGGTCATGCTGGGAACCGTTCTGCCCAATATGGGTCTTCAAGCCATATCTCTCAACGAGGCCCTTCAGGCAATCTGA